A window from Myxococcus fulvus encodes these proteins:
- a CDS encoding DUF819 family protein: protein MSGLSQALILVGLPGLVLLGARTLKPIAWLGPVVTCYAAGILLGNLPGLSLHRSVSMSVSEAAVPLAIPLLLFSMDVPRWTRLARPTLLSFVLACVSALVSAALVGLVFSGRMDEWWKMAGMLVGVYVGGTANMNAVGLALQVREETFVLLNTADIVAGAAYLLVLLTVAQRIALAFLPPFQNPTAWSGAGDEATTRGPERSWRFARGLLLSLLLAVAICGASAGAVLGLVGRLDVTGVLLLITTLSLAASFVPAIRALPGSYALGDYALLVFCVAVGSLADASQLGSAGLSVFVFCASVMVLAIALHFGLAALFRIDADTVLITSTATIFGPAFIAPVARALGNRELMVSGITTGLMGFSLGTYLGLALSWLLRP, encoded by the coding sequence ATGAGCGGACTCAGCCAGGCGCTCATCCTCGTGGGCTTGCCCGGGCTCGTCCTGCTGGGGGCGCGCACGCTCAAGCCCATTGCGTGGTTGGGGCCCGTGGTGACGTGCTACGCGGCTGGCATCCTGCTGGGCAATCTGCCGGGTCTCTCGCTCCACCGAAGCGTGAGCATGTCGGTGAGCGAGGCCGCGGTGCCCCTGGCGATTCCGCTCCTGCTCTTCTCGATGGACGTGCCGCGCTGGACGCGACTGGCCCGGCCCACGTTGTTGTCGTTCGTCCTGGCCTGTGTGTCCGCGCTGGTGAGCGCGGCGCTGGTGGGGCTCGTGTTCTCGGGCCGGATGGACGAGTGGTGGAAGATGGCGGGCATGTTGGTGGGCGTCTACGTGGGCGGGACGGCCAACATGAACGCGGTGGGTCTGGCGCTCCAGGTGCGCGAGGAGACCTTCGTGCTCCTCAACACCGCGGACATCGTCGCGGGCGCGGCGTATCTGCTGGTGCTGCTCACCGTCGCGCAGCGAATCGCGCTGGCCTTCCTGCCGCCGTTCCAGAACCCCACGGCCTGGAGTGGGGCAGGTGACGAGGCGACGACGCGCGGACCCGAGCGCTCCTGGCGCTTCGCGCGAGGACTCCTCCTCTCGCTCCTGTTGGCGGTGGCCATCTGTGGCGCGTCGGCGGGCGCGGTGCTGGGGCTCGTGGGGCGGCTGGACGTGACGGGCGTGTTGCTGCTCATCACCACGCTGTCGCTCGCCGCGTCGTTCGTGCCCGCCATCCGCGCGCTGCCGGGGAGCTACGCGCTGGGTGATTACGCGCTGCTGGTCTTCTGCGTGGCCGTGGGCTCGCTGGCGGACGCGAGCCAGTTGGGGAGCGCGGGCCTGTCCGTCTTCGTCTTCTGCGCCAGTGTCATGGTGCTGGCCATCGCGCTGCACTTCGGGCTGGCGGCGCTGTTCCGCATCGACGCGGACACCGTGCTCATCACGTCCACGGCGACCATCTTCGGTCCCGCGTTCATCGCCCCCGTGGCCCGGGCCCTGGGCAATCGGGAGCTGATGGTCTCCGGCATCACCACGGGCCTGATGGGGTTCTCGCTCGGCACGTACCTGGGACTGGCGCTGTCGTGGTTGCTGCGGCCTTGA
- a CDS encoding pyridoxal phosphate-dependent decarboxylase family protein — MSQSPRLAAQGMSHQDVLDQMRELRSDDARWKEGRTWSLVYHAGDDIRRLLAEAYTEFMSENGLSPLAFPSLQRFESEVLAIASELFHGEGTAGTLTSGGTESILMAVKTARDYARAERGITAPEMVLPASVHPAFQKAAHYFGVKPVNVPLGPDYRADVEATRAALNANTVLIVGSAPAYPHGVVDPIEQLAQLALDAGVLFHVDACLGGFLLPFAKKLGHDVPPFDFAVPGVSSLSADLHKYGYAAKGASLVLYRSAELRRYQFFTYADWCGGIYASPSMAGTRPGGAIAAAWAIFKYLGEEGYLRLARQVLDTARALREGIVATPGLKLVGDPRLSVFAFSSDVLDVYALGDAMEARGWKLDRQMGPPALHLMVTPAHAKVVKSFLADLRACAGGLERGEPAPEGSAALYGMLGSMPDRREAADFILQFMDSIYG; from the coding sequence ATGTCCCAGTCACCTCGACTCGCCGCCCAGGGAATGAGCCACCAGGACGTCCTCGACCAGATGAGGGAGCTGCGCTCCGATGACGCGCGCTGGAAGGAGGGGAGGACCTGGAGCCTCGTCTACCACGCGGGCGATGACATCCGCCGGCTGCTCGCGGAGGCCTACACGGAGTTCATGTCCGAGAACGGGCTGAGCCCGCTGGCCTTCCCCAGCCTCCAGCGCTTCGAGTCGGAGGTGCTCGCCATCGCCTCGGAGCTGTTCCACGGAGAGGGCACGGCGGGCACGCTGACGTCCGGTGGCACCGAGTCCATCCTGATGGCGGTGAAGACCGCGCGGGATTACGCGCGTGCCGAGCGGGGAATCACGGCGCCGGAGATGGTGCTGCCCGCGTCCGTGCATCCGGCCTTCCAGAAGGCCGCGCACTACTTCGGGGTGAAGCCCGTCAACGTCCCGCTGGGGCCGGACTATCGCGCGGACGTGGAGGCGACTCGGGCCGCGCTCAATGCGAACACGGTGCTCATCGTCGGCTCCGCGCCCGCGTATCCGCATGGCGTGGTGGACCCGATTGAGCAGCTCGCACAACTGGCGCTGGACGCGGGGGTGCTCTTCCACGTCGACGCGTGTCTCGGAGGCTTCCTGCTGCCCTTCGCGAAGAAGCTGGGGCACGACGTGCCGCCGTTCGACTTCGCGGTGCCGGGCGTGAGCAGCCTGTCCGCGGACCTGCACAAGTACGGCTACGCGGCGAAGGGGGCGTCGCTCGTGCTGTACCGGAGCGCCGAGCTGCGGCGGTATCAGTTCTTCACGTACGCGGATTGGTGCGGAGGAATCTACGCGTCGCCGTCCATGGCCGGGACACGGCCGGGCGGGGCCATCGCGGCGGCGTGGGCCATCTTCAAGTACCTGGGGGAGGAGGGGTATCTGCGGCTCGCGAGGCAGGTGCTCGACACGGCGCGTGCGCTGCGGGAGGGCATCGTTGCGACTCCGGGATTGAAGCTCGTGGGGGACCCGAGGCTGAGCGTCTTCGCCTTCTCCTCGGACGTGCTGGATGTGTACGCGCTGGGAGATGCGATGGAGGCGCGAGGGTGGAAGTTGGACCGGCAGATGGGGCCGCCCGCGTTGCACCTCATGGTGACGCCCGCGCATGCGAAGGTGGTGAAGTCGTTCCTCGCGGACCTGCGGGCCTGCGCGGGAGGGCTGGAGCGCGGTGAGCCCGCGCCGGAAGGCAGCGCGGCGCTTTACGGGATGCTGGGCTCCATGCCGGACCGGCGTGAGGCCGCGGACTTCATCCTCCAGTTCATGGACTCGATCTACGGATGA
- a CDS encoding TauD/TfdA family dioxygenase: MPIARLEPHDDFLRVHFAEDEGPRHADFHWFWLRHNSELDRHPTTRERIVCSSELPLGLRPRGVKVSEDASSLDLDWGDRADGQVSRYAAEWLRAHAYAADRGLVPPPPSDSASITVHSSQVREPLVPFALARLREEGAVVVRGFGKDTEALIDLFGAAGLAVIETHFGRIEDLRTDNTTNRNTDQLGYTDSAVQLHTDQPFLARPPRYQLLHCQRPAEQGGENSVVDGLAAARYLESLDASAFELLRTVPVTFHRKQAAFEKVLVSPLLDFDAPGGFRIRYSYFTLAPHRVPFATMEAWYRAYNRFATLVRDERHQLRFRLEAGDFLVYDNWRMLHARTSFTGARWLRGVYFDER; encoded by the coding sequence ATGCCCATCGCCCGCCTCGAGCCTCACGACGACTTCCTGCGCGTCCACTTCGCCGAGGACGAGGGGCCGCGGCACGCGGACTTCCACTGGTTCTGGTTGAGACACAACTCGGAGCTGGACCGTCATCCGACCACTCGCGAGCGCATCGTCTGTTCGTCCGAGCTGCCACTTGGGCTGCGTCCTCGCGGCGTGAAGGTGTCCGAGGATGCCTCCTCGCTCGACCTCGACTGGGGCGACCGCGCGGATGGGCAGGTGAGCCGCTACGCCGCCGAGTGGCTGCGTGCGCACGCCTACGCGGCGGACCGGGGCCTGGTGCCACCGCCTCCCTCGGACAGCGCCTCCATCACCGTGCACTCGAGCCAGGTGCGTGAGCCGCTGGTGCCCTTCGCGCTGGCGCGGCTGCGCGAGGAGGGCGCGGTCGTCGTGCGCGGCTTCGGGAAGGACACGGAGGCGCTCATCGACCTGTTCGGCGCGGCGGGCCTGGCTGTCATCGAGACGCACTTCGGCCGCATCGAGGACCTGCGCACCGACAACACGACGAACCGGAACACGGACCAGCTCGGCTACACGGACAGCGCCGTGCAGCTCCACACGGACCAGCCCTTCCTGGCGCGGCCGCCGCGCTATCAGCTCCTGCACTGTCAGCGGCCGGCGGAGCAGGGAGGGGAGAACAGCGTGGTGGATGGGTTGGCCGCCGCGCGCTACCTCGAATCGCTGGATGCATCGGCCTTCGAGCTGCTGCGCACGGTGCCGGTGACGTTCCACCGCAAGCAGGCGGCGTTCGAGAAGGTGCTGGTGTCGCCGCTGCTCGACTTCGACGCGCCCGGGGGCTTCCGCATCCGCTACAGCTACTTCACGTTGGCGCCGCATCGGGTGCCCTTCGCGACGATGGAGGCGTGGTACCGGGCCTACAACCGCTTCGCGACGCTGGTGCGGGACGAGCGCCACCAGCTCCGCTTCCGGCTCGAGGCGGGCGACTTCCTCGTCTACGACAACTGGCGAATGCTGCACGCTCGCACGTCATTCACCGGCGCCCGCTGGTTGCGTGGTGTGTACTTCGACGAGCGCTGA
- a CDS encoding invertase recombinase-like protein: protein MCLTSLLVLMVACGDGDSDPVVVVPDAGHNVPDSGNGTPDSGGGTPDSGGDLPDAGGEPPDAGGELPDAGGEIPDAGGELPDAGGESPDAGDELPDAGGGIPDAGGELPDAGVTPDAGNETPDSGTETPDSGSETPDAGTPDAGNEPSDAGTPDAGGETPDAGGGTPDAGGEPPVVSVITNWGFEAWSGALPDAWLGSKSNLAGSDVQKVTSGAFEGSNAARLTNASSTHRRFTTAAMTLPAGRYTCTYQARGTGEVRNAFFDDDYSSYTGYTSVDTATWRQLTYTFNLAADVFDTFELIFSIRNTSGEHLSIDDVRCTRAPQPCDTVTCEPWAKCDNTTVTCEPLAGRCYDTVDCDEWQACDATHTCVTAEDRCVRHADCAGTPETPVCQLSTHQCIPGDPCAGVTCTNPATTCNPTSGVCELAPGACFTTYDCVGALPACDSATRRCVPADHASNIIRNGGFESWNVYSIPYQGDHLIPDYWYGLDNGVADPGTEIRASRLQRYTAAAHGGTTALQFVVPIQVAERFSLEKFNVPSGNYSCSYRVRGHGTIRHRVYSSAGWSPATDFLLVDSDAWQPVFFKFTGNVRDWRLFFYPSRSEADRDHLQVDDVVCTKD, encoded by the coding sequence GTGTGTTTGACTTCGCTGCTGGTCCTGATGGTCGCCTGTGGTGATGGTGATTCGGATCCAGTGGTGGTGGTTCCTGATGCCGGCCACAACGTGCCGGACTCAGGCAACGGGACACCCGACTCGGGCGGTGGAACGCCGGACTCGGGTGGTGACCTCCCCGACGCGGGTGGTGAGCCGCCCGATGCTGGCGGTGAGCTTCCCGACGCCGGCGGCGAAATCCCCGACGCGGGCGGAGAGCTTCCGGACGCGGGTGGAGAAAGCCCTGATGCCGGCGACGAGCTTCCCGACGCAGGCGGCGGAATCCCCGACGCGGGTGGTGAGCTCCCCGACGCGGGCGTGACGCCGGACGCGGGCAACGAGACGCCGGACTCGGGTACCGAGACGCCCGACTCGGGCAGCGAGACGCCGGACGCCGGGACGCCTGACGCGGGCAACGAGCCCTCGGACGCCGGGACTCCCGACGCGGGCGGCGAGACGCCCGACGCCGGTGGCGGCACTCCGGACGCGGGTGGCGAGCCTCCCGTGGTGAGCGTCATCACGAACTGGGGCTTCGAGGCCTGGTCCGGCGCGCTGCCCGACGCGTGGCTCGGCAGCAAGTCGAACCTCGCCGGCAGCGACGTGCAGAAGGTGACGAGCGGCGCCTTCGAGGGCTCGAACGCGGCCCGTCTGACGAACGCCTCGTCCACGCACCGTCGCTTCACCACCGCGGCGATGACGCTGCCCGCGGGCCGCTACACCTGCACCTACCAGGCGCGCGGCACCGGTGAGGTCCGCAACGCCTTCTTCGACGACGACTACTCCAGCTACACCGGCTACACCTCGGTCGACACCGCCACGTGGCGGCAGCTGACGTACACGTTCAACCTCGCCGCCGACGTCTTCGACACCTTCGAGCTCATCTTCAGCATCCGCAACACCAGCGGTGAGCACCTGAGCATCGACGACGTGCGCTGCACGCGCGCCCCCCAGCCGTGTGACACCGTGACGTGCGAGCCCTGGGCGAAGTGCGACAACACCACCGTGACGTGCGAGCCGCTCGCCGGCCGCTGCTACGACACCGTCGACTGCGACGAGTGGCAGGCCTGCGACGCCACCCACACCTGCGTGACGGCCGAGGACCGCTGCGTCCGCCACGCCGACTGCGCCGGCACGCCCGAGACTCCGGTCTGCCAGCTCTCCACGCACCAGTGCATCCCGGGTGACCCGTGCGCGGGCGTCACGTGCACCAACCCGGCGACCACCTGCAACCCGACCTCCGGCGTGTGCGAGCTGGCCCCCGGCGCCTGCTTCACCACGTACGACTGCGTGGGCGCGCTGCCCGCGTGTGACTCGGCCACCAGGCGCTGCGTGCCCGCGGACCACGCCTCGAACATCATCCGCAACGGCGGCTTCGAGAGCTGGAACGTCTACTCCATCCCCTACCAGGGCGATCACCTCATCCCTGATTACTGGTACGGCCTGGACAATGGCGTCGCGGACCCCGGCACGGAGATTCGCGCCTCGCGCCTGCAGCGCTACACGGCCGCGGCGCACGGCGGCACGACGGCGCTCCAGTTCGTCGTCCCCATCCAGGTGGCCGAGCGCTTCTCCCTGGAGAAGTTCAACGTCCCCAGCGGCAACTACTCCTGCTCGTACCGGGTGAGGGGCCACGGCACCATTCGCCACCGCGTCTACTCGAGCGCCGGCTGGAGCCCGGCGACGGACTTCCTCCTGGTGGACAGCGATGCGTGGCAGCCGGTCTTCTTCAAGTTCACCGGCAACGTGCGCGACTGGCGGCTGTTCTTCTACCCGAGCCGCAGCGAGGCCGACCGCGACCACCTCCAGGTCGACGACGTCGTCTGCACGAAGGACTAG
- a CDS encoding M16 family metallopeptidase, with the protein MSFTPYRDVLPSGLRVVTVETPHLHTALLAIYVRTGSRHETPANNGVSHYLEHLFFRGSESWPDTVRMNAAVEEVGGNLNGVTTRDHGYYYTPLHPAHLRVGMDILGDMLTRPRLTDMEVERQIILEEMLDEVDEKGRDIDLDNLSKVLLFPQHPLAQKIAGTRDSVSALKHSQVLEHFAQHYVTGNLVVTAAGRVRREEVLELAERAFAHLPRGAASTETPPPRGAPGPLLHFVTHDESQTEFRLNFRAVPEQHEDYPALQILRRVLDDGLSSRLPFEIVEKRGLAYSVHASLDGYHDAGLFEVEAASAPEKASQVVEESLRVIAQLCDTEIGEEELTRAKRRHRMLLEFSQDSPGELAGWFGGTELFRTPETFAHRADLVDSQSAAKVREVARRYFRRDNLTVVAVGQRKGLKALERVVAEAPGLP; encoded by the coding sequence ATGAGCTTCACACCGTATCGGGACGTGCTGCCCTCCGGGCTGCGCGTCGTCACCGTCGAGACGCCCCACCTCCACACCGCCCTGCTCGCCATCTACGTCCGCACCGGCAGCCGGCACGAGACGCCCGCCAACAACGGCGTCAGCCACTACCTGGAACACCTGTTCTTCCGGGGCAGCGAGAGCTGGCCGGACACGGTGCGGATGAACGCGGCCGTGGAGGAGGTCGGCGGCAACCTCAACGGCGTCACCACGCGGGACCACGGCTACTACTACACGCCCCTGCACCCGGCGCACCTGCGCGTGGGCATGGACATCCTGGGCGACATGCTCACCCGCCCCCGCCTCACGGACATGGAGGTGGAGCGTCAAATCATCCTCGAGGAGATGCTCGACGAGGTGGACGAGAAGGGCCGGGACATCGACCTGGACAACCTGTCCAAGGTCCTGCTCTTCCCCCAGCACCCGCTGGCGCAGAAGATCGCCGGCACGCGCGACTCCGTCTCCGCGCTGAAGCACTCGCAGGTGCTGGAGCACTTCGCCCAGCACTACGTCACCGGCAACCTGGTCGTCACGGCCGCGGGCCGCGTGCGCCGCGAAGAGGTGCTGGAGCTGGCCGAGCGCGCCTTCGCCCACCTGCCGCGCGGCGCCGCCAGCACGGAGACGCCTCCGCCCCGCGGCGCGCCCGGGCCGCTGCTGCACTTCGTCACCCACGACGAGTCGCAGACGGAGTTCCGCCTCAACTTCCGCGCCGTGCCGGAGCAGCACGAGGACTACCCCGCGCTGCAGATTCTGAGGCGCGTGCTGGATGACGGCCTGTCCTCGCGGCTGCCGTTCGAAATCGTGGAGAAGCGGGGCCTGGCGTACTCGGTCCACGCCTCGCTGGACGGCTACCACGACGCGGGCCTGTTCGAGGTGGAGGCCGCGAGCGCCCCGGAGAAGGCCTCGCAGGTGGTGGAGGAGTCCCTGCGGGTGATTGCCCAGCTGTGCGACACGGAGATTGGCGAGGAGGAGCTGACGCGCGCCAAGCGCCGCCACCGGATGCTGCTGGAGTTCTCCCAGGACTCGCCGGGAGAGCTGGCCGGGTGGTTCGGCGGCACGGAGCTGTTCCGCACGCCGGAGACCTTCGCCCACCGCGCGGACCTGGTGGACTCGCAGTCCGCCGCGAAGGTGCGCGAGGTGGCCCGGCGCTACTTCCGGCGCGACAACCTGACGGTGGTGGCGGTGGGCCAGCGCAAGGGCCTCAAGGCGCTGGAGCGCGTGGTGGCCGAGGCGCCGGGACTCCCCTGA
- a CDS encoding tetratricopeptide repeat protein, protein MPWRKRNLPWTLALLLPLACKEPEAAAVQNRAQQAQSALGEARVQLASGQPAAALNALKRAATAAPDSAEPFLLMAEAHLMNNNMGAAIMSLKQAEALIPGTDPSIQKQLSELYRGNGNTQEALTILVTLRDSGLLQEKDILDLARFQAREGQIEAAFATLESVLRDSPDDPEAKAVEAEVLLMKGDELLAANLMDKLLQQNPAHTAARLLRARYFLVSGVPQMAEADLQAVEGKDAQRADVVTLRARALLAQGRAKDAEAALKALVDAEPQNAEALAWMAEAVLAQGRRADALALVDRALTFRPRLARGLYVRGRAQEEAKDMKGAEESYRFALSAEPRFAPVHSRLWRLYLQTDRKVDAFSSLERMLNLGEASMEEKVALARLSAQLQTQMARGMKLIDEALQKEPDNAEYQEVKKSLVSMTPKPKKKPSGPVIIRGGR, encoded by the coding sequence ATGCCCTGGAGAAAACGAAACCTGCCGTGGACGCTGGCGCTCCTCCTCCCGCTTGCCTGCAAGGAGCCAGAGGCCGCGGCCGTCCAGAACCGTGCTCAACAAGCCCAGAGCGCCCTGGGCGAGGCCCGCGTCCAGCTGGCCAGTGGACAGCCCGCCGCCGCGCTCAACGCCCTCAAGCGCGCCGCCACCGCCGCACCCGACAGCGCCGAGCCCTTCCTGCTGATGGCCGAAGCCCACCTCATGAACAACAACATGGGCGCGGCCATCATGTCCCTCAAGCAGGCCGAGGCCCTCATCCCCGGCACGGACCCGTCCATCCAGAAGCAGCTGTCCGAGCTGTACCGCGGCAACGGCAACACCCAGGAGGCCCTGACCATCCTCGTGACGCTGCGCGACTCGGGCCTCCTCCAGGAGAAGGACATCCTGGACCTGGCGCGCTTCCAGGCCCGCGAGGGCCAGATTGAAGCCGCCTTCGCCACGCTGGAGAGCGTGCTGCGCGACAGCCCGGACGACCCCGAGGCCAAGGCGGTGGAGGCGGAGGTCCTCCTCATGAAGGGCGACGAGCTGCTCGCCGCCAACCTCATGGACAAGCTGCTCCAGCAGAACCCCGCGCACACCGCCGCGCGCCTCTTGCGTGCCCGCTACTTCCTGGTCAGCGGCGTGCCGCAGATGGCGGAGGCCGACCTGCAGGCCGTGGAGGGCAAGGACGCCCAGCGCGCGGACGTCGTCACCTTGAGGGCCCGCGCGCTGCTCGCGCAAGGGCGCGCCAAGGACGCCGAGGCCGCGCTCAAGGCGCTGGTCGACGCCGAGCCGCAGAACGCCGAGGCGCTGGCGTGGATGGCGGAGGCGGTGCTCGCGCAGGGCCGCCGCGCGGACGCGCTGGCGCTGGTGGACCGCGCGCTCACGTTCCGCCCGCGCCTGGCCCGGGGCCTGTACGTGCGAGGCCGCGCGCAGGAGGAGGCCAAGGACATGAAGGGCGCGGAGGAGAGCTACCGCTTCGCCCTCAGCGCCGAGCCGCGCTTCGCGCCCGTGCACTCCCGGCTGTGGCGGCTGTACCTCCAGACGGACCGCAAGGTGGACGCGTTCTCGTCGCTGGAGCGCATGCTCAACCTGGGCGAGGCCTCCATGGAAGAGAAGGTCGCCCTGGCCCGGCTCTCCGCCCAGCTCCAGACGCAGATGGCCCGGGGCATGAAGCTCATCGACGAGGCGCTCCAGAAGGAGCCCGACAACGCCGAGTACCAGGAGGTGAAGAAGTCCCTGGTCTCGATGACGCCGAAGCCGAAGAAGAAGCCCTCCGGCCCCGTCATCATCCGCGGCGGCCGCTGA
- a CDS encoding sensor histidine kinase, which translates to MKLSLATRIFLGYAVVLVTFGLVSLFSVAELHRNRLEIRLVSQGYLQLSQDAAEMEMNHANQQRHTARMLEEDSAEIRRAIIRLARVYVPTAFISQRLAATRERATQLRDMAPESEIPFIGELEARLAELDSRYQEYGRAAESVFDAFSTQAPDKAAVDRATADVLTMEDAIGRELRLLRLSLSNRIRERVDGAEERERQTGIAIISLSVAAILLGLGATAWSARTLRPVRTLIEGVSRIGKGDYSAQLGVRGHDEVAVLAREFDQMARSLQAREAQIKAQAEALMRAEQLAAVGRVSAQIVHEVRNPLSSIGLNVELLGDAVERATFPTPDESGEVKDLLSAVTREVDRLADVTEHYLRMARPQRPDLDPRDVTAVLDGVLDFSREELTRAGVEVVRQFAPTTPPVLADEGQLRQVFLNLLRNSREAMPHGGQLTIATRPVEQDVEVTVKDTGQGMTEEVRQHLFEPFFTTKEGGTGLGLAVSQQILQAHGGSLSCQSIPGQGTAFVLRLPRA; encoded by the coding sequence ATGAAGCTCTCCCTCGCCACCCGCATCTTCCTGGGCTACGCGGTGGTGCTCGTCACCTTCGGCCTGGTGTCGCTGTTCAGCGTGGCCGAGCTGCACCGGAACCGGCTGGAGATACGGCTGGTGAGCCAGGGCTACCTCCAGCTCTCCCAGGACGCGGCGGAGATGGAGATGAACCACGCCAACCAGCAGCGCCACACCGCGCGCATGCTGGAGGAGGACAGCGCGGAGATTCGCCGCGCCATCATCCGGCTGGCCCGCGTCTACGTCCCCACGGCGTTCATCTCCCAGCGACTGGCGGCCACGCGCGAGCGCGCCACGCAGCTTCGCGACATGGCCCCCGAGAGCGAGATTCCCTTCATCGGTGAATTGGAGGCCCGGCTCGCGGAGCTGGACTCGCGCTATCAGGAATATGGCCGCGCGGCGGAGAGCGTGTTCGACGCGTTCAGCACCCAGGCGCCGGACAAGGCCGCGGTGGACCGCGCCACCGCAGACGTGCTCACCATGGAGGACGCCATCGGCCGCGAGCTGCGGCTCTTGCGCCTGTCGCTGTCCAACCGCATCCGCGAGCGCGTGGACGGCGCCGAGGAGCGCGAGCGCCAGACGGGCATCGCCATCATCAGCCTCTCGGTGGCCGCCATCCTCCTGGGCCTGGGCGCCACGGCGTGGTCGGCCCGCACGCTGCGCCCCGTGCGCACGCTCATCGAGGGCGTCTCGCGCATCGGCAAGGGCGACTACAGCGCGCAGCTGGGCGTGCGCGGACACGACGAGGTGGCCGTGCTCGCGCGCGAGTTCGACCAGATGGCCCGCTCACTCCAGGCCCGCGAGGCGCAGATAAAAGCCCAGGCAGAGGCCCTGATGCGCGCCGAGCAGCTCGCCGCCGTGGGCCGGGTCTCCGCGCAGATCGTCCACGAGGTGCGCAACCCCCTGTCCTCCATCGGCCTCAACGTGGAGCTGCTGGGGGACGCGGTGGAGCGCGCCACCTTCCCCACCCCCGACGAGTCCGGCGAGGTGAAGGACCTGCTCTCCGCCGTCACCCGCGAGGTGGACCGGCTGGCGGACGTCACCGAGCACTACCTGCGCATGGCCCGCCCCCAGCGGCCGGACCTGGACCCGCGCGACGTGACGGCGGTGCTGGACGGGGTGCTGGACTTCTCCCGCGAGGAGCTGACGCGCGCGGGGGTGGAGGTGGTGCGCCAGTTCGCCCCCACCACGCCCCCGGTGCTCGCCGACGAGGGGCAGCTGCGCCAGGTGTTCCTCAACCTCCTGCGCAACAGCCGCGAGGCGATGCCCCACGGTGGCCAGCTCACCATCGCCACCCGCCCCGTGGAGCAGGACGTGGAGGTGACGGTCAAGGACACCGGCCAGGGGATGACGGAGGAGGTGCGACAGCACCTGTTCGAGCCGTTCTTCACCACCAAGGAGGGCGGCACCGGCCTGGGGCTCGCGGTGAGTCAGCAAATCCTCCAGGCCCACGGGGGCTCGCTCTCCTGCCAGAGTATTCCCGGCCAGGGGACGGCCTTCGTGTTAAGGCTTCCTCGCGCATGA